Genomic DNA from Pigmentiphaga litoralis:
CTGCGCTATAGGGAACTCGGGACATGCTGACCTCACTGGAAAAGGTTGAAGACAAGTGATCTGGCGATCAGCAAACGATAGCCAAGCCGCGGACCGCGTGCCGTAACCGATTGCGTGAAGCCTGCGCGTGGACGAGCAGGACCGGGGACGTCGGCCCTTTCCGATGAGCGCGATCTACCACGCCGCTGCGCTGCGCCCTGCGGTTTCCTGGCAAGCGCAAGCATGCGGTGTCAGGCACACACGATGCGCGGGTGCTGCGGTCACCCTTCAAAGGAAAGCATCATGTTCGCGCACAACAAGCGATTGCAGTACACCGTTCGCGTTTCGGGCAGCAACCCGGGCCTGGCCAATCTGCTGCTGGAACAATTTGGCGGCCCGCAAGGCGAACTGGCCGCCGCGTGTCGGTACTTCAACCAGTCCATTGCCGAAGACGATCCAGGCCGTCGCGACATGCTGATGGACATCGCCACCGAAGAACTGAGTCATCTGGAGGTGATCGGCAATCTGATCGCCATGCTCAATAAGGGCGCCAAAGGCCGACTGTCCGAAGGCATCGAAGAAGAAGCCGAGATGTACCGCACGATCAGCGGCGGCGGCAATTCGTCGCACGTGACGCAGGTGCTGTACGGCGGCGGGCCGGCGTATATCAACTCGGGCGGCCAGTTGTGGAACGCAGGCTATATCGATTCGATTGGCGATCCGACGGCCGACCTGCGCTCAAACATCGCAGCCGAAGCGCGCGCCAAGATTGTGTATGAACGCCTGATCAACGTGACCGATGATCCTGGCGTCAAGGACGCGCTGGGTTTCCTGATGACACGCGAAGTGGCCCACCAGCTGTCGTTCGAAAAGGCCTTGTACAGCCTGACGCCGAATTATCCCCCGGGCAAGCTGCCGGGCGATGCACGCTTCACCAACGTGTACTTCAACATGTCGCAAGGGGAAGGCGACGCCTCGGGCCCCTGGAACAATCCGGATGACTTTGTCGTGGTATCCAATCGGGAAGATCAGGGCGGCTTCGACGGCGGCGGCATCGCGGAGACGACCTTGTCGCCGGACGAAAGCGAAGCCGTGGAAGCCATGGCGCAGCGGACGATGTCGGATCCCACCGTCAATCCCACCACAGGCGCTGAACTGGGCGCGTCCGCCACCGTCAAGA
This window encodes:
- a CDS encoding manganese catalase family protein, with translation MFAHNKRLQYTVRVSGSNPGLANLLLEQFGGPQGELAAACRYFNQSIAEDDPGRRDMLMDIATEELSHLEVIGNLIAMLNKGAKGRLSEGIEEEAEMYRTISGGGNSSHVTQVLYGGGPAYINSGGQLWNAGYIDSIGDPTADLRSNIAAEARAKIVYERLINVTDDPGVKDALGFLMTREVAHQLSFEKALYSLTPNYPPGKLPGDARFTNVYFNMSQGEGDASGPWNNPDDFVVVSNREDQGGFDGGGIAETTLSPDESEAVEAMAQRTMSDPTVNPTTGAELGASATVKTGLGTPPSV